One stretch of Saccharopolyspora erythraea DNA includes these proteins:
- a CDS encoding fumarylacetoacetate hydrolase family protein — MRLARVAHSDGVSFVALEPDPAAPKEKVLAVEIDQHPFGDPTFTGRRWPMADVRLLAPILPSKVICVGKNYADHAKEMGGEAPETPVIFMKPSTSVIGPNVPIKLPANSERVDFEGELAAVIGQPCKDVPEARGTDVVLGYTIANDVTARDQQKADGQWTRAKGYDTFCPLGPWIDTTVDPADLALRTELDGEVRQDARTSLLLHDVGALVSWISRIMTLLPGDVILTGTPAGVGPMQPGQKVSVSIDGLGTLTNPVQQG; from the coding sequence TTGCGCCTGGCACGTGTCGCCCACTCCGACGGGGTGTCGTTCGTCGCGCTCGAACCGGATCCGGCCGCCCCGAAGGAGAAGGTGCTCGCCGTCGAGATCGACCAGCACCCGTTCGGCGACCCGACCTTCACCGGGCGCAGGTGGCCGATGGCCGACGTCCGGCTGCTGGCCCCGATCCTGCCGTCGAAGGTGATCTGCGTGGGCAAGAACTACGCCGACCACGCCAAGGAGATGGGCGGTGAGGCGCCGGAGACGCCGGTGATCTTCATGAAGCCCTCCACCTCGGTGATCGGGCCCAACGTCCCGATCAAGCTGCCCGCCAACTCCGAGCGGGTGGACTTCGAGGGCGAGCTGGCGGCCGTGATCGGCCAGCCGTGCAAGGACGTCCCAGAGGCGCGCGGCACCGACGTCGTGCTCGGCTACACGATCGCCAACGACGTGACCGCGCGCGACCAGCAGAAGGCCGACGGGCAGTGGACGCGGGCCAAGGGCTACGACACGTTCTGCCCGCTGGGACCGTGGATCGACACCACCGTCGACCCCGCCGACCTCGCGCTGCGCACCGAGCTCGACGGCGAGGTCAGGCAGGACGCCCGCACCTCGCTGCTGCTGCACGACGTCGGCGCGCTGGTCTCGTGGATCTCCCGGATCATGACGCTGCTGCCCGGTGACGTCATCCTCACCGGCACCCCGGCCGGTGTCGGCCCGATGCAGCCGGGCCAGAAGGTCTCGGTCTCCATCGACGGCCTCGGCACCCTGACCAACCCCGTGCAGCAGGGCTGA
- a CDS encoding 3-isopropylmalate dehydrogenase, with product MRLAVIPGDGIGPEVVAEALKVLGEVVPDTEITRYDLGAARWHATGELLPESVLGELRQHDAILLGAVGDPSVPSGILERGLLLRLRFELDHHVNLRPARLYPGVKSPVSDPGEIDMVVVREGTEGPYAGNGGLLRKDTTHEIATEVSINTAFGVERVVRDAFARAASRPRKHLTLVHKTNVLTHAGSLWSRVVEEVSLQHPDVTVAYQHVDATTIHMVTDPSRFDVIVTDNLFGDIITDLAGAVTGGIGLAASGNIDATRRNPSMFEPVHGSAPDIAGQGTADPTAAVLSVALLLDHVGQSEAARRVEAAVAFDLATRDHSAPGATFAIGDRLAALVSSREVAQQA from the coding sequence ATGCGGCTCGCTGTGATCCCAGGTGACGGGATCGGGCCGGAGGTGGTGGCCGAGGCGCTCAAGGTCCTCGGTGAGGTCGTCCCCGACACCGAGATCACTCGATACGACCTCGGAGCCGCTCGCTGGCACGCCACCGGGGAACTCCTGCCGGAGTCGGTGCTGGGTGAGCTCCGCCAGCACGACGCGATCCTGCTCGGCGCGGTAGGCGACCCGTCGGTGCCCAGCGGCATCCTGGAGCGCGGCCTGCTGCTGCGCCTGCGCTTCGAGCTGGACCACCACGTCAACCTCCGCCCCGCGCGGCTGTACCCGGGCGTGAAGAGCCCGGTTTCGGACCCGGGTGAGATCGACATGGTCGTGGTCCGCGAGGGCACCGAGGGCCCGTACGCGGGCAACGGCGGCCTGCTGCGCAAGGACACCACGCACGAGATCGCCACCGAGGTCAGCATCAACACCGCCTTCGGCGTGGAGCGCGTCGTGCGGGACGCGTTCGCGCGGGCGGCGTCCCGGCCGCGCAAGCACCTCACGCTGGTGCACAAGACCAACGTGCTGACCCACGCCGGGTCGCTGTGGTCGCGCGTGGTCGAGGAGGTGTCGCTGCAGCACCCGGACGTCACCGTCGCCTACCAGCACGTGGACGCCACCACGATCCACATGGTCACCGACCCGTCGCGGTTCGACGTCATCGTCACCGACAACCTCTTCGGCGACATCATCACCGACCTCGCCGGGGCGGTCACCGGCGGCATCGGGCTGGCGGCCAGCGGCAACATCGACGCCACCCGCCGCAACCCGAGCATGTTCGAGCCGGTGCACGGCAGCGCGCCCGACATCGCGGGCCAGGGCACGGCCGACCCGACCGCCGCGGTGCTGTCGGTCGCGCTGCTGCTGGACCACGTCGGCCAGTCCGAGGCGGCCCGCAGGGTCGAGGCCGCGGTCGCGTTCGACCTCGCGACCCGCGACCACTCGGCTCCGGGCGCGACGTTCGCCATCGGCGACCGGCTCGCGGCGCTGGTCTCCTCCCGCGAGGTCGCTCAGCAGGCGTGA
- a CDS encoding ArsR/SmtB family transcription factor yields MSERGGGVDEVLVALSDRTRRRLLDLLGERGEASATELAAELPVSRQAVVKHLGVLEAAGLVVSRRHGREVRYAVRPEPLDLTARWMAALAASWDRKLDAVKRRAESD; encoded by the coding sequence GTGAGCGAGCGCGGCGGCGGGGTCGACGAGGTCCTGGTGGCGCTGTCGGACCGCACCCGGCGGCGGCTGCTGGACCTCCTCGGCGAGCGGGGCGAGGCGAGCGCGACGGAGCTGGCGGCCGAGTTGCCGGTGTCGCGGCAGGCGGTCGTCAAGCACCTCGGCGTGCTGGAGGCGGCCGGGCTGGTGGTCTCCCGCAGGCACGGCAGGGAGGTCCGCTACGCGGTGCGGCCGGAGCCGCTGGACCTCACCGCGCGCTGGATGGCCGCGCTGGCCGCCAGCTGGGACCGGAAGCTGGACGCCGTCAAACGCCGCGCGGAGTCCGATTAG
- a CDS encoding SRPBCC domain-containing protein codes for MVADRIEREVVIAAPVERVWQELVEPSFWLGEADPAGARVEEGALLVSEHHEYGSFPQRVEKVDPRRRLSYRWASAFPGEEPVEGNSTLVEFTLTEEAHGTRLRVVESGFAALELDEQKRRGAWDDNTGGWAQVIDEVKQNAEKRRG; via the coding sequence ATGGTCGCCGACAGGATCGAACGCGAGGTCGTGATCGCCGCACCGGTCGAGCGGGTGTGGCAGGAGCTGGTCGAGCCCTCGTTCTGGCTGGGGGAGGCGGACCCGGCGGGCGCCCGGGTGGAGGAGGGCGCGCTGCTGGTGTCCGAGCACCACGAGTACGGCAGCTTCCCGCAGCGCGTCGAGAAGGTCGACCCGCGCCGACGCCTCTCCTACCGGTGGGCCAGCGCCTTCCCGGGTGAGGAGCCGGTGGAGGGCAACTCGACGCTGGTCGAGTTCACCCTGACCGAGGAAGCGCACGGCACCCGGCTGCGGGTGGTGGAGAGCGGCTTCGCCGCGCTCGAGCTGGACGAGCAGAAGCGGCGCGGCGCCTGGGACGACAACACCGGTGGGTGGGCGCAGGTCATCGACGAGGTCAAGCAGAACGCGGAGAAGCGGCGAGGGTGA
- the cimA gene encoding citramalate synthase — translation MTRTTPAGTPLGDEFHVYDTSLRDGAQREGISYSVTDKIAVARLLDSLGVGFIEGGWPGALPKDTEFFQRAAAGELELRHAALVAFGSTRRAGAQAHEDPQVRALLDSQAPVVTLVAKSDRRHIERALRTDVAENCAMVADTVRFLVGEGRRVFLDAEHFFDGYAFDPDTSLRVLEAAAGAGADVVVLCDTNGGQLPTQLAETVTEVVARTGFRAGIHCQDDTGCAVANTVAAAQAGATHVQCTANGYGERAGNADLFPVIGNLATKLDMPVLPEGRLAELSRVSHAIAEIANLAPDTHQAYVGTSTFAHKAGLHASAIKVDPELYNHIDPARVGNGMRVLVTEMAGRASLELKGAEFGMDLSDSPEAVTGAVRRVKELEARGWSFEAADASLELLLRREVAAAEGEQAPPDAPFELESYRVLLDHAQDGSVVSEATVKVHVGEERVIATAEGNGPVNALDAALRKALVPHLPWVESVELADYKVRILTDTHGTEAVTRVLIESRDGDQEWTTVGVHGSIVEASWLALCDALAFKAMRRDAVASHNS, via the coding sequence GTGACTCGCACGACTCCGGCAGGAACCCCCCTGGGCGACGAGTTCCACGTCTACGACACCAGCCTGCGCGACGGCGCCCAGCGGGAAGGCATCTCCTACTCGGTCACCGACAAGATCGCCGTGGCCAGGCTGCTGGACTCGCTGGGGGTCGGCTTCATCGAAGGCGGGTGGCCCGGTGCCCTGCCGAAGGACACCGAGTTCTTCCAGCGCGCCGCCGCGGGCGAGCTCGAGCTGCGCCACGCCGCGCTCGTGGCCTTCGGCTCGACCCGCCGCGCGGGCGCCCAGGCGCACGAGGACCCGCAGGTGCGCGCGCTGCTCGACTCCCAGGCACCGGTCGTGACGCTGGTCGCCAAGTCCGACCGCAGGCACATCGAGCGGGCGTTGCGCACCGACGTGGCCGAGAACTGCGCGATGGTCGCCGACACCGTCCGCTTCCTGGTCGGCGAGGGGCGCCGGGTCTTCCTCGACGCCGAGCACTTCTTCGACGGCTACGCCTTCGACCCGGACACGTCGCTGCGGGTCCTGGAAGCCGCGGCCGGTGCGGGCGCCGACGTCGTGGTCCTGTGCGACACCAACGGCGGGCAGCTCCCGACGCAGCTCGCGGAGACGGTCACCGAGGTCGTGGCGCGCACCGGTTTCCGGGCCGGCATCCACTGCCAGGACGACACCGGCTGCGCCGTCGCCAACACCGTCGCCGCCGCGCAGGCCGGCGCCACCCACGTGCAATGCACCGCCAACGGCTATGGAGAGCGGGCGGGCAACGCCGACCTGTTCCCGGTGATCGGCAACCTCGCGACCAAGCTCGACATGCCGGTGCTGCCGGAGGGCAGGCTCGCCGAGCTCAGCAGGGTCTCGCACGCGATCGCCGAGATCGCCAACCTCGCGCCGGACACCCATCAGGCCTACGTGGGCACGTCCACGTTCGCGCACAAGGCCGGTCTGCACGCCAGCGCGATCAAGGTGGACCCGGAGCTCTACAACCACATCGACCCCGCCCGGGTGGGCAACGGGATGCGGGTGCTGGTCACCGAGATGGCCGGCCGGGCCAGCCTGGAGCTCAAGGGCGCCGAGTTCGGCATGGACCTCAGCGACTCGCCGGAGGCGGTCACCGGCGCGGTGCGGCGGGTGAAGGAGCTGGAGGCGCGCGGGTGGTCGTTCGAGGCCGCCGACGCCTCACTGGAACTGCTGCTGCGCCGCGAGGTCGCGGCCGCCGAGGGCGAGCAGGCCCCGCCCGACGCGCCGTTCGAGCTGGAGTCCTACCGGGTCCTGCTCGACCACGCCCAGGACGGTTCGGTGGTGTCGGAGGCGACGGTCAAGGTCCACGTCGGGGAGGAACGCGTCATCGCCACCGCTGAGGGCAACGGCCCGGTGAACGCGCTCGACGCCGCTCTGCGCAAGGCGCTGGTGCCGCACCTGCCGTGGGTGGAGTCGGTCGAGCTGGCCGACTACAAGGTCCGCATCCTCACCGACACCCACGGCACCGAGGCCGTGACCCGGGTGCTCATCGAGTCCCGCGACGGCGACCAGGAGTGGACCACGGTCGGCGTGCACGGCAGCATCGTCGAGGCGAGCTGGCTGGCGCTGTGCGACGCGCTGGCGTTCAAGGCCATGCGGCGCGACGCGGTCGCCTCGCACAACTCCTGA